One Vanessa atalanta chromosome 20, ilVanAtal1.2, whole genome shotgun sequence genomic window carries:
- the LOC125071886 gene encoding elongator complex protein 5 yields the protein MSLFKLKTVPTLLIEDDCNKNILPIVTELIDNTDCILKIFCYEQPVHCWQSIFKDKSVQCFKGFQKEDCTRITDKSKKVICIIDSVNQMALEMSWDECLRNIKNLQNDCSIIKLIIVLHTDCIPNASKLRVNLNHMANGIITYDSKNCYKVSIQIKKNGKFFKSEEMISYDRMASTLKLTPIVKADKKVEEPEKISPGNLTTFKIEMDQTQQLEKHKLKLPYMSKIKEGQGKVYYEPDAVDDWDDEDPDDDLDI from the coding sequence atgtctttatttaaactGAAAACTGTTCCTACACTTCTGATTGAAGATgactgcaataaaaatatacttcccATAGTTACGGAACTCATCGATAACACAGattgtattcttaaaatattttgttatgaacAACCAGTACATTGTTGGcaaagtatttttaaagataaatctgTCCAATGCTTTAAAGGATTTCAAAAAGAGGATTGTACTCGAATAACAGACAAAAGTAAGAAGGTCATTTGTATCATTGATTCAGTTAATCAAATGGCATTAGAAATGAGTTGGGACGAATGcttaagaaacataaaaaacctGCAGAACGATTgcagtataattaaattaataattgtattacataCGGATTGCATTCCAAACGCTTCTAAATTACGTgttaatttaaatcacatgGCAAATGGTATTATAACATATGATagtaaaaattgttacaaagtgtcaattcaaataaagaaaaatgggAAATTTTTCAAAAGCGAAGAAATGATATCCTATGACAGGATGGCCTCTACATTAAAACTAACGCCGATTGTGAAGGCCGATAAGAAAGTTGAAGAGCCAGAAAAAATATCACCTGGTAATCTCACTACATTCAAAATAGAAATGGATCAGACACAGCAATTAGAAAAGCATAAACTAAAGTTACCGtatatgagtaaaataaaagaagGACAGGGTAAGGTTTATTATGAACCTGATGCAGTTGATGACTGGGATGATGAAGATCCAGATGATGATCTtgatatatga
- the LOC125071955 gene encoding eukaryotic translation initiation factor 4H-like isoform X3 encodes MFLNMAGRSGFDDGNLRDYGGGRRTVGGRQLPTEPPYKAYVGNLPSGIIQGDMNRIFPDLAIKNVRLVMDKETDKFKGFCYVEFEYLEDLVKAIEMNGSLNVDGKFVKIDVAEDKRSDRGGGFDRGRRDGGRDGPREGREGRGGGGGGGGAGGGGGGGGGFRREGRGTYEHFDAAERRAPRTQGGGGFTHDAAERERGGGSSGERWNDRGERWSGDRAARGASEESRSGEWSRMGRAGPAPPARAPPPRRNFDDMPAARPDTSGRPKLKLEPRTVKEPVNSLASTSQASSIFGGARPREERLKELAGE; translated from the exons ATGTTTCTAAACATGGCAGGTCGCAGTGGTTTTGACGATGGTAATCTAAG GGACTATGGAGGCGGTAGGAGAACAGTGGGAGGCCGCCAGCTCCCGACAGAGCCTCCCTATAAAGCTTATGTCGGAAATTTACCCTCGGGTATCATCCAAGGCGACATGAACAGAATCTTTCCT GACCTggcaattaaaaatgtaaggCTGGTTATGGATAAAGAAACGGACAAATTCAAAGGCTTCTGCTATGTGGAATTTGAATATTTAGAAGATTTGGTCAAGGCAATCGAAATGAACGGATCTCTCAACGTAGATggtaaatttgtcaaaattgaTGTTGCCGAAGACAAAAGAAGTGACAG AGGGGGCGGGTTTGACCGCGGCCGACGCGATGGGGGACGTGACGGGCCGCGCGAAGGGCGCGAAGGGCGCGGGGGTGGCGGTGGCGGCGGCGGTGCAGGTggtggcggcggcggcggcggcggcttTCGGCGGGAGGGGCGCGGTACGTACGAGCACTTCGACGCCGCCGAGCGCCGTGCGCCGAGGACCCAGGGTGGTGGCGGGTTCACACATG ATGCGGCAGAACGTGAGCGAGGCGGGGGCTCGAGCGGCGAGCGGTGGAACGACCGCGGCGAGCGGTGGAGCGGCGACCGCGCGGCGCGGGGCGCGTCCGAGGAGTCGCGCAGCGGCGAGTGGAGCCGCATGGGCCGCGCCgggcccgcgccgcccgcgcgcgcgccgccgccgcgccggaACTTCGACGACATGCCCGCCGCCAGACCGG ATACGTCTGGAAGACCAAAGCTGAAACTGGAGCCGCGAACGGTTAAGGAGCCCGTTAACTCATTAGCTTCGACCAGCCAGGCCTCGTCAATATTCGGAGGCGCGCGGCCGCGAGAGGAACGGCTCAAGGAGCTGGCGGGCGAGTAA
- the LOC125071955 gene encoding eukaryotic translation initiation factor 4H-like isoform X2, whose amino-acid sequence MFLNMAGRSGFDDGNLRDYGGGRRTVGGRQLPTEPPYKAYVGNLPSGIIQGDMNRIFPDLAIKNVRLVMDKETDKFKGFCYVEFEYLEDLVKAIEMNGSLNVDGKFVKIDVAEDKRSDRGGGFDRGRRDGGRDGPREGREGRGGGGGGGGAGGGGGGGGGFRREGRERERGGGSSGERWNDRGERWSGDRAARGASEESRSGEWSRMGRAGPAPPARAPPPRRNFDDMPAARPDTSGRPKLKLEPRTVKEPVNSLASTSQASSIFGGARPREERLKELAGE is encoded by the exons ATGTTTCTAAACATGGCAGGTCGCAGTGGTTTTGACGATGGTAATCTAAG GGACTATGGAGGCGGTAGGAGAACAGTGGGAGGCCGCCAGCTCCCGACAGAGCCTCCCTATAAAGCTTATGTCGGAAATTTACCCTCGGGTATCATCCAAGGCGACATGAACAGAATCTTTCCT GACCTggcaattaaaaatgtaaggCTGGTTATGGATAAAGAAACGGACAAATTCAAAGGCTTCTGCTATGTGGAATTTGAATATTTAGAAGATTTGGTCAAGGCAATCGAAATGAACGGATCTCTCAACGTAGATggtaaatttgtcaaaattgaTGTTGCCGAAGACAAAAGAAGTGACAG AGGGGGCGGGTTTGACCGCGGCCGACGCGATGGGGGACGTGACGGGCCGCGCGAAGGGCGCGAAGGGCGCGGGGGTGGCGGTGGCGGCGGCGGTGCAGGTggtggcggcggcggcggcggcggcttTCGGCGGGAGGGGCGCG AACGTGAGCGAGGCGGGGGCTCGAGCGGCGAGCGGTGGAACGACCGCGGCGAGCGGTGGAGCGGCGACCGCGCGGCGCGGGGCGCGTCCGAGGAGTCGCGCAGCGGCGAGTGGAGCCGCATGGGCCGCGCCgggcccgcgccgcccgcgcgcgcgccgccgccgcgccggaACTTCGACGACATGCCCGCCGCCAGACCGG ATACGTCTGGAAGACCAAAGCTGAAACTGGAGCCGCGAACGGTTAAGGAGCCCGTTAACTCATTAGCTTCGACCAGCCAGGCCTCGTCAATATTCGGAGGCGCGCGGCCGCGAGAGGAACGGCTCAAGGAGCTGGCGGGCGAGTAA
- the LOC125071760 gene encoding NAD-dependent protein deacylase Sirt4 — protein sequence MLNRVVQYKTLFRQIAYVPAYKPLDQEDFHKLREYLQRHDRLLILTGAGISTESGIPDYRSEEVGLYARSNHKPIQYQDFVRYPKVRQRYWARNFVGWPRFSSVQPNATHYSIRELEKAGKVTAVVTQNVDRLHHKAGSENIIELHGTGYIVKCMKCPYEIDRFKLQEILLNNNPGMESSFNMIRPDGDVDLSKEQVDRFQTPLCPKCESPLKPDIVFFGDNVPKERVEQVRHQVSVSDAVFVLGSSLTVYSSYRIILQAKEENKKIAVLNIGPTRADNIVDLKISTKCGEILTDLCNSINKTI from the exons ATGCTTAATAGAGTTGtgcaatataaaacattatttcgcCAAATAGCTTATGTGCCTGCGTATAAACCACTAGATCAAGAAGATTTCCATAAACTGCGTGAATATCTGCAAAGACATGATAGGCTTCTTATTTTAACAGGCGCGGGAATATCTACAGAATCAG gTATTCCTGACTATAGATCCGAAGAAGTTGGCCTTTATGCACGTTCAAATCATAAACCTATTCAGTACCAAGATTTTGTAAGGTATCCCAAAGTAAGACAAAGATATTGGGCGAGGAATTTTGTTGGTTGGCCAAGGTTCAGTTCAGTGCAACCAAATGCCACACATTATTCCATTAGAGAATTGGAAAAG GCTGGCAAAGTAACAGCAGTTGTGACGCAAAATGTAGATAGACTGCATCATAAGGCTGgttcagaaaatattatagaacTTCATGGAACTGGTTATATTGTGAAATGTATGAAATGCCCTTATGAAATAGATCGATTTAAACTACAAGAGatattgcttaataataatCCTGGCATGGAAAGCAGCTTTAACATGATTAGACCTGATGGAGATGTGGATTTGTCTAAG GAACAGGTTGACAGATTCCAAACACCATTATGTCCTAAGTGTGAAAGTCCACTTAAACcggatattgtattttttggtGACAATGTTCCCAAAGAAAGAGTGGAACAAGTGAGACATCAAGTGTCTGTCAGTGATGCTGTGTTTGTGTTAGGATCTAGTCTTACTGTTTATTCAAGCTACAGAATAATTTTGCAAGCAAAAGAGGAAAACAAGAAGATAGCTGTATTAAACATAGGACCAACGAGAGCAGATAACATTGTAGATTTAAAGATATCAACAAAGTGTGGTGAAATTTTGACAGATTTGTGTAATTctataaacaaaactatttga
- the LOC125071887 gene encoding myb-binding protein 1A-like protein gives MKDESVVEKTQKEITASLLDAFDLLKSTKDDVKVLGGIKIITRLAENKNEKDIQYVLKRLVRSMGANIIDMRLGYCATLVSLIHQFEEINVQQLLDLVKKELHANGSSKSEVGDVALGQILVCGALFRSGLMLKSTPEEQKEILQLLQVAGNKKSYLSTTASIILLEFIDKLDEDQFSSIVWSNIKQDYKKDIKEHTLDSLYFLLVISKKFPEKVKLRKLIGVPEILHEDNISDICEKIMTGVDLNSINHPIYKEIATQISQSPHLMSFWNKIDSHLVKHNRNRELVSLNILNIILLSIQDNVAMIPDLITDNFFKLFMDWFKGLQTASKIRNKRDNEDDHKIVIKKEKEVLTSLSKALKMPGVDSNLRVATLKKLLFGPGEINFTEITGSTVIKSTIADLDIDGLKKLAGLLKKVLMNTSKKIIKENVERNWYNNERVKAAEIISFIVSHDAMKQDTAFKINHMQLLMCFGFFKISGDQNIAVSSELAGSIKTCFYRCFTSRFSNVDDLVLVLSSLTTFTSNIMNKEQVREKLEKQFSKENIECWEMLTGICKKIEQNDAKSKIDKVFLILLYQLGLFLFSEPSHVNIARSSITELKSCYEHYKKGKKKKTGKNKETIDEDEPEWMEVLIEVLLSILSIESSVLRSVVQCVFRLLWEDLTPTSMNQIISVLDPESEANPLRHDSESEDEEGDDENSDESDKESNDENKDTNETDMSDGSDIEEEDEEMKIPDQLRLAVQKALGTAAAPDTDAESIDADMISEGEGKKLDEALAEAFKQFHQGKNIKTKKDRKNKKALSDFRIRVLDLIDIYLEKDPAMDICLGMIAPLSRCLEFCMQDNQFKELENRVRKTIKNFPKIKKFSTAHDISVEILGDFLKSIIEKGDRSHFMYQALGDIITYFSIFIIHCSQKIPIKASKSSKKQNGKSPIIEIFEEAVENYFQNRNCLLPIIFFHNVLQTEWDGKYNLLPIIIKNIFNANVRQFRRNEGLNLVIGFYQALNRLKPTSEQITTQINKIEKSFNSTFSESIKSENKIEVTSNFVATLKKLINIMRMFHENCKIPSNLNFKTLLDDLGSLKGIVKNPNKNEITKKQNGVKKTKKYKKNKRKREQSNGDHHQSEPEAKKAKDSSDIE, from the exons atgaaggaCGAAAGTGTTGTTGAAAAAACTCAAAAAGAGATAACTGCGTCTTTATTAGATGCGTTTGATTTACTTAAATCTACAAAAGATGACGTTAAAGTTTTAGGcggcataaaaataattacgcgACTCGCTGAAAATAAG aatgAAAAAGATATACAGTATGTCTTGAAACGGTTAGTAAGAAGTATGGGTGcaaatatcattgatatgcgACTGGGTTATTGTGCTACACTTGTTAGCTTGATACATCAATTTGAAGAGATAAATGTACAACAATTATTGGACTTAGTGAAAAAAGAACTACATGCCAATGGCTCATCAAAGAGt GAAGTCGGAGATGTGGCCCTAGGGCAGATATTAGTATGTGGAGCTTTGTTTAGATCTGGTTTGATGTTGAAAAGTACACCAGAAgaacaaaaagaaatattacaacTTCTTCAAGTAGCTGGTAATAAAAAATCGTACCTTTCGACTACGGCATCTATCATCTTACTAGAGTTCATtgataag CTTGATGAAGACCAATTTTCATCAATTGTATGGTCAAATATCAAACAGGATTACAAAAAAGATATTAAGGAGCATACTTTGGACTCTTTATATTTTCTTCTAGTAATAAGTAAGAAGTTTCCTGAAAAAGTAAAACTCAGGAAGTTAATTGGGGTGCCAGAAATATTACACGAGGATAATATTTCtgatatttgtgaaaaaataatg ACTGGAGTTGATTTAAACTCAATAAACCATCCTATTTACAAAGAAATTGCAACACAAATATCCCAATCCCCACATTTGATGTCATTCTGGAATAAAATTGATAGTCATCTTGTAAAACATAATAGAAACCGAGAGCTGGTATCATTAAATatactcaatattattttactcagCATTCAAGACAATGTGGCCATGATACCTGACCTGATTACTGacaattttttcaaattatttatggaTTGGTTTAAAGGCTTGCAAACGGCGAGCAAAATAAGAAACAAGAGGGACAATGAGGATGATCATAAGATAGTGATTAAGAAAGAGAAAGAAGTGCTGACATCTCTTTCCAAAGCATTAAAAATGCCAGGTGTTGATAGTAACTTAAGAGTTGCAACATTAAAGAAACTCTTATTTGGTCCTggtgaaataaattttactgaaaTCACAGGTTCGACAGTCATAAAATCGACAATAGCTGATTTGGACATAGATGGCTTAAAGAAATTGGctggattattaaaaaaagttctcATGAATACttccaaaaaaattattaaagaaaatgttgaAAGGAACTGGTATAACAATGAAAGGGTTAAAGCTGctgaaataatatcttttatcgTTAGCCATGATGCAATGAAACAAGAtactgcttttaaaataaatcatatgcaACTGTTGATGTGCTttggatttttcaaaattagtgGTGATCAGAATATTGCTGTCAGTAGTGAATTAGCAG gtTCTATAAAGACATGCTTTTACAGATGTTTCACATCTCGTTTTTCCAATGTTGAtgatttagttttagttttatcatcGCTTACCACATTCACATCGAATATTATGAACAAAGAACAAGTCCGTGAAAAACTggaaaaacaattttcaaaagaaaatatagaGTGTTGGGAAATGCTTACAGGTATATGTAAGAAAATTGAGCAAAATGATGCCAAATCAAAAATTGATAAAGTTTTTCTAATATTACTATATCAACTtggattgtttttattttctgaacCATCACATGTAAATATTGCACGAAGCTCAATAACAGAGTTAAAAAGTTGTTACGAACActataaaaaaggaaagaagAAAAAAACAGGTAAAAATAAAGAGACCATAGATGAGGATGAACCAGAGTGGATGGAAGTGTTAATTGAAGTTCTCTTATCTATATTATCAATTGAATCTAGTGTTCTCCGATCTGTTGTCCAATGTGTATTTAGACTTCTTTGGGAAGATTTAACACCTACTTCAATGAACCAAATCATTTCTGTTTTGGATCCAGAAAGTGAAGCTAACCCACTTAGACATGATAGTGAATCAGAAGATGAAGAAGGTGATGATGAAAATTCGGACGAATCTGACAAAGAGAGTAATGATGAGAATAAAGATACCAATGAAACTGACATGAGTGATGGTAGCGATATAGAAGAAGAAGATGAGGAGATGAAAATACCTGATCAGTTACGTCTAGCAGTTCAAAAAGCATTAGGCACAGCAGCTGCTCCTGACACAGACGCCGAAAGCATAGATGCAGATATGATAAGTGAGGGTGAAGGAAAAAAATTGGATGAAGCTTTAGCTGAAGCATTTAAACAATTCCATCagggtaaaaatattaaaaccaagAAAGACCGCAAAAACAAAAAAGCATTATCTGACTTTAGAATCAGAGTGTTAGATCTTATCGACATTTATCTAGAGAAAGATCCTGCTATGGATATTTGTCTAGGCATGATTGCACCACTTTCAAGGTGCCTTGAATTTTGTATGCAGgataatcaatttaaagaatTAGAAAATAGGGTTAGAAAAACTATCAAAAATTttccaaaaattaaaaagttttctaCTGCACATGACATTTCAGTTGAAATATTGGGTGactttttaaaatccattataGAAAAAGGTGACAGGTCTCATTTTATGTATCAAGCACTTGGtgatattataacttatttttcgaTATTCATTATTCATTGTTCTCAAAAAATCCCCATTAAAGCTTCGAAATCATCTAAGAAACAAAATGGAAAATCaccaattattgaaatattcgaAGAAGCGGTAGAAAATTACTTCCAAAACCGTAATTGCCTGCTGCCAATCATTTTCTTCCATAATGTTTTACAAACAGAATGGGacggaaaatataatttattgccgattatcattaaaaatatatttaatgcgaACGTGCGCCAATTTCGTCGCAATGAAGGCTTAAATCTGGTAATTGGTTTCTACCAGGCATTGAATAGATTGAAACCAACGTCAGAGCAAATAACgactcaaattaataaaatagaaaaatcttTTAACAGTACTTTTTCCGAATCAATAAAATCTGAAAACAAAATAGAAGTTACATCTAATTTTGTAGCAACCTTAAAAAAATTGATCAACATAATGCGAATGTTTCATGAAAACTGCAAAATtccatcaaatttaaatttcaaaacattgTTAGATGATTTGGGATCATTAAAGGGGATTGTTAAAAATCCAAACAAAAAcgaaataactaaaaaacaaaatggagtcaaaaaaacgaaaaaatataagaagaaTAAAAGAAAGAGGGAACAAAGTAATGGTGACCACCATCAATCAGAACCAGAGGCAAAGAAGGCAAAAGATTCTTCAGATATagaataa
- the LOC125071955 gene encoding eukaryotic translation initiation factor 4H-like isoform X1, protein MFLNMAGRSGFDDGNLRDYGGGRRTVGGRQLPTEPPYKAYVGNLPSGIIQGDMNRIFPDLAIKNVRLVMDKETDKFKGFCYVEFEYLEDLVKAIEMNGSLNVDGKFVKIDVAEDKRSDRGGGFDRGRRDGGRDGPREGREGRGGGGGGGGAGGGGGGGGGFRREGRDAAERERGGGSSGERWNDRGERWSGDRAARGASEESRSGEWSRMGRAGPAPPARAPPPRRNFDDMPAARPDTSGRPKLKLEPRTVKEPVNSLASTSQASSIFGGARPREERLKELAGE, encoded by the exons ATGTTTCTAAACATGGCAGGTCGCAGTGGTTTTGACGATGGTAATCTAAG GGACTATGGAGGCGGTAGGAGAACAGTGGGAGGCCGCCAGCTCCCGACAGAGCCTCCCTATAAAGCTTATGTCGGAAATTTACCCTCGGGTATCATCCAAGGCGACATGAACAGAATCTTTCCT GACCTggcaattaaaaatgtaaggCTGGTTATGGATAAAGAAACGGACAAATTCAAAGGCTTCTGCTATGTGGAATTTGAATATTTAGAAGATTTGGTCAAGGCAATCGAAATGAACGGATCTCTCAACGTAGATggtaaatttgtcaaaattgaTGTTGCCGAAGACAAAAGAAGTGACAG AGGGGGCGGGTTTGACCGCGGCCGACGCGATGGGGGACGTGACGGGCCGCGCGAAGGGCGCGAAGGGCGCGGGGGTGGCGGTGGCGGCGGCGGTGCAGGTggtggcggcggcggcggcggcggcttTCGGCGGGAGGGGCGCG ATGCGGCAGAACGTGAGCGAGGCGGGGGCTCGAGCGGCGAGCGGTGGAACGACCGCGGCGAGCGGTGGAGCGGCGACCGCGCGGCGCGGGGCGCGTCCGAGGAGTCGCGCAGCGGCGAGTGGAGCCGCATGGGCCGCGCCgggcccgcgccgcccgcgcgcgcgccgccgccgcgccggaACTTCGACGACATGCCCGCCGCCAGACCGG ATACGTCTGGAAGACCAAAGCTGAAACTGGAGCCGCGAACGGTTAAGGAGCCCGTTAACTCATTAGCTTCGACCAGCCAGGCCTCGTCAATATTCGGAGGCGCGCGGCCGCGAGAGGAACGGCTCAAGGAGCTGGCGGGCGAGTAA